One window of the Macrobrachium nipponense isolate FS-2020 chromosome 22, ASM1510439v2, whole genome shotgun sequence genome contains the following:
- the LOC135198746 gene encoding LOW QUALITY PROTEIN: putative uncharacterized protein DDB_G0286901 (The sequence of the model RefSeq protein was modified relative to this genomic sequence to represent the inferred CDS: inserted 1 base in 1 codon): MKAFVLLALLGAVTSQSFPSTTYRAPNGEFSNGFGSNGGLSNGHGASLSRSYGVPNGGYGVDAEIAALAENIPGGGVPGVDYPVLADVPDTGFSCDAQTVPGYYVDTAPEAGCQLFHICQDRPNGRRQQDSFLCPNGTILNQQYLVCDWWFNFDCSTAQDFYFVNEFIGVEPTAQYANGIINGNGNGNGRNGYVYGNGNGNGNLRGVLTNGNGNGRNGYTNGNSNGNGINGNGNGRNGYTNGNGRNGYANGNGNGINGFTNGNGNGRNGYTNGNGNGINGSTNGNGNGINGNGRNGYANGNGNGNGINGFTNGNGNGRNGYTNGNSNGNGINGNGNGRNGLTNGNGRNGYTNGSGNGINGNGNGRNGYTNGNGRNGYANGNGNGINGFTNGNGNGRNGYTNGNGNGINGFTNGNGNGNGNGINGNGNGRSGFSNGNGNGRNGYTNGNGNGFTNGNGNGINGNGKGRNGFTNGNGNGRNGFTNGNGNGNGFVYDEFAALAENIPGGGVPGVDYPVLAXCDAQIVPGYYADTAPEAGCQVFHICQDRPNGRRQQDSFLCPNGTILNQQYLVCDWWFNFDCSTAQDFYFVNEFIGVEPTAQYANGIINGNGNGNGRNGYVYGNGNGNLRSVFANGNGRNGYTNGNGNGNGNGNGINGFTNGNGNGISGNGRNGYTNGNGNGNGINGNGNGRNGYTNGNGNGNGINGSINGNGNGRNGYTNGNGNGNGINGSINGNGNGRNGYTNRNGNGNGINGNGNVRNGYTNGNGNGNGINGNGNGRNGYTNGNGNGNGINGNGYTNGNGNGNGINGNGRNGYTNGNGNGNGINGNGRNGYTNGNGNGNGINGNGNGRNGYTNGNGNGNGINGSINGNGNGRNEYTNGNGNGNGINGNGRNGYTNGNGNGDSINVNGNGRNGYTNGNGNGNGINGNGNGRNGYTNGNGINGFTNGNGNGRNGFTNGNGNGNGFGAPSQSYGVPVF; encoded by the exons ATGAAGGCTTTCGTATTGCTAG CTCTTCTGGGAGCTGTAACATCCCAAAGCTTTCCATCCACTACGTACAGAGCACCCAACGGTGAGTTTTCCAATGGCTTTGGAAGCAATGGTGGTCTAAGTAATGGCCATGGTGCTTCTCTAAGCAGATCCTACGGAGTTCCCAATGGGGGATATGGAGTCGACGCCGAAATTGCTGCCTTGGCCGAAAACATTCCAGGTGGTGGTGTCCCTGGAGTAGACTATCCAGTCCTGGCTGATGTCCCTGACACAGGATTCTCCTGCGATGCCCAAACTGTCCCTGGATACTACGTCGATACAGCCCCTGAAGCTGGCTGCCAGCTCTTCCACATCTGCCAGGACAGACCCAATGGACGCCGCCAGCAGGACTCCTTCCTCTGCCCCAACGGCACCATCCTCAATCAGCAGTACTTGGTCTGTGACTGGTGGTTCAACTTCGACTGTTCCACTGCTCAAGACTTCTACTTCGTCAACGAATTCATTGGAGTCGAACCAACTGCTCAGTATGCTAATGGTATCATCAATGGCAACGGAAATGGCAATGGAAGAAATGGCTACGTCTATGGCAATGGTAATGGAAATGGAAACTTAAGGGGTGTACTCACCAATGGTAATGGCAATGGAAGGAATGGATATACCAATGGCAATAGTAATGGAAATGGCATCAATGGTAATGGCAATGGAAGGAATGGATACACCAATGGTAATGGAAGGAATGGATATGCTAACGGTAATGGAAATGGCATCAATGGATTCACCAATGGTAATGGAAATGGAAGGAATGGATACACCAATGGTAATGGAAATGGCATCAATGGCTCTACCAATGGTAATGGAAATGGCATCAATGGTAATGGAAGGAATGGATATGCTAACggtaatggaaatggaaatggcatCAATGGATTCACCAATGGTAATGGCAATGGAAGGAATGGATATACCAATGGCAATAGTAATGGAAATGGCATCAATGGTAATGGCAATGGAAGGAATGGACTCACCAACGGTAATGGAAGGAATGGATACACCAATGGTAGTGGAAATGGGATCAATGGTAATGGCAATGGAAGAAATGGATACACCAATGGTAATGGAAGGAATGGATATGCTAACGGTAATGGAAATGGCATCAATGGATTCACCAATGGTAATGGCAATGGAAGAAATGGATACACCAACGGTAATGGTAATGGCATCAATGGCTTTACCAATGGTAATGGAAATGGCAATGGCAATGGCATCAATGGTAATGGTAATGGAAGAAGTGGATTTTCCAATGGCAATGGAAATGGGAGGAACGGATACACCAATGGTAACGGTAATGGTTTTACCAATGGCAATGGAAATGGCATCAATGGTAATGGCAAAGGTAGAAATGGCTTTACCAACGGTAACGGAAATGGAAGGAATGGATTTACCAATGGCAATGGAAATGGGAATGGTTTTG TCTACGATGAATTTGCTGCCTTGGCTGAAAACATTCCAGGTGGTGGTGTCCCTGGAGTAGATTATCCAGTCCTGG GATGCGATGCCCAAATTGTCCCTGGATACTACGCCGATACAGCCCCTGAGGCTGGCTGCCAGGTCTTCCACATCTGCCAGGACAGACCCAATGGACGCCGCCAGCAGGACTCCTTCCTCTGCCCCAACGGCACCATCCTCAATCAGCAGTACTTGGTCTGTGACTGGTGGTTCAACTTCGACTGTTCCACTGCTCAAGACTTCTACTTCGTCAACGAATTCATTGGAGTCGAACCAACTGCTCAGTATGCTAATGGTATCATCAATGGCAACGGAAATGGCAATGGAAGAAATGGCTACGTCTATGGCAATGGAAATGGCAACCTAAGGAGTGTATTCGCCAATGGCAATGGAAGGAATGGATACACCAATGGAAATGGTAATGGAAATGGTAATGGAAATGGCATCAAtggtttcaccaacggaaatggAAATGGCATTAGTGGCAATGGAAGAAATGGATACACCAACGGTAATGGAAATGGTAATGGCATCAATGGCAATGGTAATGGAAGGAATGGATACACCAATGGAAATGGTAATGGAAATGGCATCAATGGCTCCATCAACGGTAATGGTAATGGAAGAAATGGATACACCAATGGGAATGGTAATGGAAATGGTATCAATGGCTCCATCAACGGTAATGGTAATGGAAGAAATGGATACACCAATAGAAATGGTAATGGAAATGGCATCAATGGCAATGGTAATGTAAGGAATGGATACACCAACGGTAATGGAAATGGTAATGGCATCAATGGCAATGGTAATGGAAGGAATGGATACACCAATGGAAATGGTAATGGAAATGGCATCAATG GGAATGGATACACCAATGGAAATGGTAATGGAAATGGCATCAATGGTAATGGAAGGAATGGATACACCAATGGAAATGGTAATGGAAATGGCATCAATGGTAATGGAAGGAATGGATACACCAATGGAAATGGTAATGGAAATGGCATCAATGGCAATGGCAATGGAAGAAATGGATACACCAATGGTAATGGAAATGGTAATGGCATCAATGGCTCCATCAACGGTAATGGTAATGGAAGGAATGAATACACCAATGGAAATGGTAATGGAAATGGCATCAATGGTAATGGAAGGAATGGATACACCAACGGTAATGGAAATGGTGATAGCATCAATGTTAATGGTAATGGAAGGAATGGATACACCAATGGAAATGGTAATGGAAATGGCATCAATGGCAATGGTAATGGAAGGAATGGATACACCAATGGAAATGGCATCAATGGATTTACCAATGGCAATGGTAATGGAAGGAATGGATTTACCAATGGCAATGGAAATGGGAATGGTTTTGGTGCCCCATCCCAGTCTTACGGCGTTCCTGTCTTCTAA
- the LOC135198305 gene encoding protein qua-1-like: MKAFVLLALLGAVTSQSFPSTTYGAPNGEFSNGFGSNGGLSNGYGAPLSRSYGVPNGGYGVYDEFAALAENIPGGGVPGVDYPVLADVPDTGFSCDAQTVPGYYADTAPEAGCQLFHICQDRPNGRRQQDSFLCPNGTILNQQYLVCDWWFNFDCSTAQDFYFVNEFIGVEPTAQYANGIINGNGNGLGRSAYTNGNGNGNGYVYGNGNGNGNLRSAFTNGNGNGNGRNGLTNGNGRNGYTNGNGNGNGVNGNGNGNGNGINGNGNGNGNGINGNGRNGYTNGNGNGNGVNGNWQRVNGNGQSKIGMERNGYTNGNGNGNGVNGNGNGNGNGINGNGRNGYTNGNGNGVNGNGNGRNGYTNGNGNGINGNGRNGYTNGNGNGINGNGNGNGNGINGNGRNGYTNGNGNGINGNGRNGYTNGNGNGINGNGRNGYTNGNGNGVNGNGNGNGNGINGNGNGRNGYTNGNGNGNGINGFTNGNGNGINGNGNGINGYTNGNGNGNGTMVFYQR; this comes from the exons ATGAAGGCTTTCGTATTGCTAG CTCTTCTGGGAGCTGTAACATCCCAAAGCTTTCCATCCACTACGTACGGAGCACCCAACGGTGAGTTTTCCAATGGCTTTGGAAGCAATGGTGGTCTAAGTAATGGCTATGGTGCTCCCCTAAGCAGATCCTACGGAGTTCCCAATGGGGGATATGGGGTCTACGATGAATTTGCTGCCTTGGCTGAAAACATTCCAGGTGGTGGTGTCCCTGGAGTAGACTATCCAGTCCTGGCTGATGTCCCTGACACAGGATTCTCCTGCGATGCCCAAACTGTCCCTGGATACTACGCCGATACAGCCCCTGAGGCTGGCTGCCAGCTCTTCCACATCTGCCAGGACAGACCCAATGGACGCCGCCAGCAGGACTCCTTCCTCTGCCCCAACGGCACCATCCTCAATCAGCAGTACTTGGTCTGTGACTGGTGGTTCAACTTCGACTGTTCCACTGCTCAAGACTTCTACTTCGTCAACGAATTCATTGGAGTCGAACCAACTGCTCAGTATGCTAATGGTATCATCAATGGCAACGGAAATGGTCTTGGGAGGTCCGCATACACTAATGGAAATGGCAATGGAAATGGCTATGTCTATGGCAATGGCAATGGAAATGGTAACCTAAGGAGTGCATTCACCAATGGTAATGGAAATggtaatggcagaaacggactcACCAACGGCAATGGAAGGAATGGATACACCAATGGCAATGGTAATGGAAATGGCGTCAATGGTAATGGCAACGGTAATGGAAATGGCATCAATGGTAATGGCAACGGTAATGGAAATGGCATCAATGGCAATGGAAGAAATGGATACACCAATGGCAATGGTAATGGAAATGGCGTCAATGGTAATTGGCAACGGGTTAATGGAAATGGCCAATCCAAAATTGGAATGGAAAGGAATGGATACACCAATGGCAATGGTAATGGAAATGGCGTCAATGGTAATGGCAACGGTAATGGAAATGGCATCAATGGCAATGGAAGAAATGGATACACCAACGGTAATGGAAATGGTGTCAATGGTAATGGTAATGGAAGAAATGGATACACCAATGGTAATGGAAATGGCATCAATGGCAATGGAAGAAATGGATACACCAACGGTAATGGAAATGGCATCAATGGTAATGGCAACGGTAATGGAAATGGCATCAATGGCAATGGAAGAAATGGATACACCAATGGTAATGGAAATGGCATCAATGGCAATGGAAGAAATGGATACACCAATGGTAATGGAAATGGCATCAATGGCAATGGAAGAAATGGATACACCAACGGTAATGGAAATGGTGTCAATGGTAATGGCAATGGTAATGGAAATGGCATCAATGGTAATGGTAATGGAAGAAATGGATACACCAATGGTAATGGAAATGGCAACGGCATCAATGGTTTCACCAACGGTAATGGAAATGGCATCAATGGTAATGGtaatggaataaatggatacaCCAACGGTAATGGAAATGGCAACGGCACAATGGTTTTCTACCAACGGTGA